One region of [Limnothrix rosea] IAM M-220 genomic DNA includes:
- a CDS encoding DUF697 domain-containing protein: MQKPILVGGLGLSLGLAVLSRWQASVFDLGEWLFWGAIAAGGLMLWKQKQPAAITDDVTNPLTKKDVEQAINNAQDWVKALQAEAPDQDFSQLTSKLTELPQQFDRTEIMGAIAGGRGTGKTTLKQYLEKSDLNVSFIETQPLFTDLVSYDQATQSQVFAADFVLFLVTGDLMASQWDTLKHWVQARQKIILLFNKQDQYQSEQRELILSQLRRHVFPAIAAQNVIGITAAPQPIKVKKIEADGTETEYLEQPEADLETIQTSLQQLLDNPEIKQQLVWSTIWRTARLVQHQAKEQLTQLRRQKAMPILEKYQWLAAGATFANPVAALDLLATAAVTGQMIVDLGTVYQQRISLSQAQTIATALGKQMIQLGLVELSTQAIAGVLKTNIVTYVAGGAVQGISAAYLTHIAGLSLIQYFQEQPLQSQSETINLEKLGRILKTMFEQNQRSKFLQSFSQKVLERRSPQTAT; encoded by the coding sequence GACCTTGGGGAATGGCTGTTTTGGGGGGCGATCGCCGCAGGTGGGTTGATGCTCTGGAAACAAAAGCAACCCGCCGCAATAACGGATGATGTGACCAATCCACTGACAAAAAAAGATGTGGAGCAAGCGATTAATAATGCTCAAGATTGGGTAAAGGCGCTACAGGCAGAGGCTCCCGACCAAGATTTCTCGCAACTGACAAGCAAACTTACAGAACTTCCCCAACAATTTGACCGCACTGAAATTATGGGGGCGATCGCCGGCGGACGCGGTACTGGCAAAACAACCCTTAAGCAATATTTAGAAAAATCTGATCTAAATGTTTCTTTCATTGAGACGCAACCATTATTTACTGACTTAGTAAGTTACGACCAAGCGACCCAATCTCAGGTTTTTGCCGCGGATTTTGTACTGTTTCTCGTCACGGGCGATTTAATGGCTTCCCAGTGGGATACGCTCAAGCATTGGGTTCAGGCTCGCCAAAAAATTATTCTGCTTTTCAATAAACAGGATCAATATCAATCGGAACAGCGGGAATTAATCCTCTCTCAACTTCGTCGTCATGTTTTTCCGGCGATCGCCGCCCAGAATGTCATCGGGATTACCGCCGCGCCCCAGCCCATCAAGGTTAAAAAAATTGAGGCAGACGGCACAGAAACCGAATATTTGGAGCAACCAGAAGCAGATTTAGAAACGATTCAAACTTCTCTGCAACAGCTTTTGGACAATCCAGAAATTAAACAGCAGTTAGTTTGGTCAACGATTTGGCGTACTGCGAGACTGGTTCAACATCAAGCGAAAGAACAATTGACACAGCTTCGTCGTCAAAAGGCAATGCCTATTCTCGAAAAATATCAATGGTTAGCCGCAGGAGCAACCTTTGCGAATCCTGTCGCCGCCTTAGATCTCCTTGCCACCGCCGCTGTCACAGGGCAAATGATCGTGGATTTAGGTACAGTTTATCAACAGAGAATTTCTCTTTCCCAAGCCCAAACGATCGCCACCGCCCTTGGGAAACAAATGATTCAGCTCGGTCTGGTCGAACTCTCCACTCAGGCGATCGCCGGGGTTTTAAAAACCAATATCGTCACCTATGTTGCAGGGGGAGCAGTACAGGGCATTAGTGCCGCCTATCTCACTCACATTGCTGGTTTAAGCCTCATTCAGTATTTCCAAGAACAACCTCTCCAGTCACAATCTGAGACGATCAATCTCGAAAAGCTAGGGCGCATCTTGAAAACGATGTTTGAGCAAAATCAACGGAGTAAATTTCTCCAGTCATTTTCCCAAAAAGTACTGGAGCGGCGATCGCCCCAAACTGCTACGTAA